One region of Limisphaera ngatamarikiensis genomic DNA includes:
- a CDS encoding GxxExxY protein — MNKISEHILGAAIEVHRPLGPGLLESAHEECLCHALRLRGVPFARQRPLPVEYKGTRLVCAYRADLLVADAVFVETRAIGAVEPIHEAQLLTHLRPGGWKPGLPINFNVPALKDRIRRRVL; from the coding sequence ATGAACAAGATTTCAGAGCACATCCTCGGCGCTGCCATCGAGGTTCACCGACCCCTTGGCCCGGGTTTATTGGAGTCGGCCCATGAAGAGTGCCTCTGTCACGCATTGAGGCTTCGCGGCGTGCCTTTTGCGCGACAGCGACCCTTGCCGGTGGAATACAAAGGAACAAGGCTCGTGTGTGCATATCGCGCCGACCTTCTGGTTGCCGATGCGGTCTTCGTCGAGACCAGGGCGATTGGCGCCGTCGAACCCATTCATGAGGCCCAATTGTTAACCCACCTCAGGCCCGGCGGTTGGAAACCCGGCCTGCCCATCAACTTCAACGTACCGGCCCTCAAGGACCGCATC
- a CDS encoding DUF1156 domain-containing protein, with amino-acid sequence MQRNCGTMIPKACKRLAEVDFPIAEVSRHAAREKSIRHGHPSTLHLWWARRPLASCRAMLLGLLLPDPADPHCPAEFKARAREALTRLYAGAQKPGDEDLRRWLLKFIADFANWDLAADPNYLEVARALVRAAHPEEPPLVVDPFAGGGSIPLEALRVGCEAFASDLNPVACLILKVMLEDIPRHGPRLAEELRQVGAEIKKQAEQELADLYPKDPDGATPIAYLWARTVRCEAPNCGAEIPLVRSFWLCKKANRKRALRWTRGSDRSVGSDGSDGSWEIFEPRNEREVPAGTVSRARATCLACGAVLPPERVRAQLAAQRGGADVVFDEHGRRVGGARLLAVVTLRPGEPGRHYRLPSDRDYEAVRRAQQRLAQLLAEWEHGGKQGLCPVPDEPIHAVDTRNFWVCKYGPQTFGDLFTARQNVALVTLAGRVSLLKGGNEEALALSIGRMADFLVSIARWKADAECPVQALARQALPMVWDFAEANPWTDATGSLVSQTERMAGAIESVCITLASVAQVQLADATKHPLPDETAHVWFTDPPYYDAVPYADLSDFFLVWLKRALPDHPLLRDPFDPENPLTPKAREAVQNERSQTDDGRPKDRAFYEEAMARAFAEGRRILREDGVGSVVFAHKTTEGWEALLSGMIRGGWTITGSWPIATEMASRLRARESAALATSVHLVCRPRPEDAPVGDWADVLRELPKRVGEWMERLQAEGIRGADLVFACIGPALEIFSRYSRVETAEGREVTLAEYLEKVWEVVGRTALENVLGTAEAKARNGVAGALEEDARLTALFLWTLQSTNDAAGTQPAEAVDPSDPSDPSDPSDSSSPTDDEAEDAPAPRRTGGYTLVFDVVRRFAQPLGIDLPKWEGRIIETQKGVVRLLPVVERARQLFGDHGAAAAAEWMERHPGRTLQLDLFVESGQEGAVPRRSRAGGKRRPGEPHGLELDQGRQVTTLDRVHAAMLLQKAGQTHALRALLEAERERGPDFLRLANALSALYPRDSEEKRLVDAMLLAVPR; translated from the coding sequence ATGCAAAGGAATTGTGGAACTATGATCCCAAAAGCCTGCAAACGCCTGGCAGAGGTGGACTTCCCCATTGCCGAGGTCTCGCGCCATGCGGCACGCGAGAAATCCATCCGGCACGGGCACCCCTCCACCCTGCACCTCTGGTGGGCTCGGCGGCCGTTGGCCTCCTGCCGGGCCATGTTGCTGGGCCTGCTCCTGCCCGACCCGGCCGATCCCCACTGCCCCGCGGAATTCAAGGCCCGGGCACGCGAGGCCCTGACACGGCTCTATGCCGGGGCACAAAAGCCAGGGGACGAAGATCTGCGGCGCTGGTTGCTGAAGTTCATCGCCGACTTTGCCAACTGGGACCTCGCCGCCGACCCCAACTACCTCGAGGTGGCCCGGGCGCTCGTCCGCGCGGCCCACCCGGAAGAGCCGCCCCTGGTGGTGGACCCGTTCGCCGGCGGCGGTTCGATTCCCCTGGAAGCCCTGCGGGTGGGCTGCGAGGCCTTCGCCAGCGACCTCAACCCCGTGGCCTGCCTCATCCTCAAGGTGATGCTGGAGGACATTCCACGCCACGGCCCCCGGCTGGCCGAAGAGCTGCGGCAGGTGGGCGCCGAAATCAAAAAGCAGGCGGAGCAGGAGCTGGCCGACCTTTACCCGAAGGACCCGGACGGCGCCACGCCGATCGCCTATCTCTGGGCGCGCACGGTGCGGTGCGAAGCGCCCAATTGCGGGGCGGAGATCCCGCTCGTGCGGTCGTTCTGGCTGTGCAAGAAGGCCAACCGCAAGCGGGCGCTGCGGTGGACAAGGGGATCTGACCGATCGGTCGGATCCGACGGATCCGACGGATCGTGGGAGATCTTCGAGCCGAGGAACGAGCGGGAGGTGCCGGCGGGCACGGTGAGCCGGGCGCGGGCCACCTGTCTCGCGTGCGGCGCGGTGCTGCCGCCGGAGCGGGTGCGCGCGCAGCTTGCTGCGCAGCGGGGCGGCGCGGACGTGGTGTTCGATGAGCACGGCCGGCGCGTCGGCGGCGCGCGGCTGCTGGCAGTGGTGACGCTCCGGCCCGGCGAGCCGGGCCGGCACTACCGGTTGCCCTCGGACCGCGATTACGAGGCGGTCCGCAGAGCCCAGCAGCGGCTTGCGCAGCTGCTCGCGGAATGGGAGCACGGCGGCAAACAGGGCCTCTGCCCGGTGCCGGATGAGCCAATCCACGCTGTGGATACGCGCAATTTCTGGGTTTGCAAATACGGCCCACAAACGTTCGGCGACCTTTTCACGGCGCGGCAGAACGTGGCGCTGGTGACGCTGGCCGGGCGGGTGTCACTCCTGAAGGGCGGGAATGAAGAAGCCTTAGCCCTCTCAATTGGTCGAATGGCGGACTTCCTAGTGTCTATCGCGAGGTGGAAGGCGGACGCTGAGTGTCCGGTTCAGGCTCTGGCCAGGCAGGCGTTGCCAATGGTATGGGATTTTGCCGAGGCCAACCCCTGGACCGATGCAACAGGCTCCCTAGTCAGCCAAACAGAGAGGATGGCGGGGGCAATCGAATCTGTCTGCATTACGCTCGCGTCAGTTGCCCAGGTCCAGCTCGCCGACGCCACCAAGCATCCGCTCCCGGACGAGACGGCGCATGTCTGGTTCACCGACCCGCCCTACTACGACGCGGTGCCCTACGCCGACCTTTCCGACTTCTTCCTCGTGTGGCTCAAGCGCGCGCTGCCTGATCACCCGCTCCTGCGCGACCCGTTCGATCCAGAGAATCCGCTCACGCCCAAGGCGCGCGAGGCAGTTCAGAACGAGCGCTCGCAAACCGACGACGGTCGGCCCAAGGACCGGGCGTTCTACGAAGAAGCCATGGCCCGCGCCTTCGCCGAGGGCCGGCGCATCCTACGCGAGGACGGCGTCGGCTCCGTGGTCTTCGCCCACAAGACGACTGAAGGTTGGGAGGCGCTCCTTTCCGGCATGATCCGCGGCGGCTGGACGATCACCGGCTCCTGGCCCATTGCCACGGAGATGGCCTCGCGCCTGCGGGCGCGCGAATCCGCCGCCCTGGCCACCAGCGTCCACCTCGTCTGCCGCCCGCGGCCCGAGGACGCGCCGGTGGGCGATTGGGCCGATGTTCTCCGTGAGCTCCCCAAGCGCGTGGGCGAGTGGATGGAGCGGCTCCAGGCCGAGGGCATCCGCGGCGCGGACCTGGTTTTTGCCTGCATCGGCCCGGCGCTGGAGATTTTCAGCCGCTACTCGCGGGTCGAGACCGCCGAAGGGCGCGAGGTCACGCTTGCGGAGTATCTGGAGAAGGTCTGGGAGGTGGTCGGCCGCACGGCGCTGGAGAATGTGCTGGGCACGGCGGAGGCCAAAGCGCGCAACGGCGTGGCCGGCGCATTGGAGGAGGACGCGCGCCTGACAGCGCTTTTCCTCTGGACGCTGCAAAGCACCAACGACGCCGCCGGCACCCAACCGGCAGAGGCGGTTGATCCGTCCGATCCGTCGGATCCGTCCGATCCATCCGATTCCTCCTCCCCCACCGACGACGAAGCCGAAGACGCCCCCGCCCCGCGAAGGACTGGCGGCTACACCCTCGTTTTCGACGTGGTCCGGCGCTTCGCCCAGCCGCTGGGGATTGATCTGCCCAAGTGGGAGGGCCGGATCATCGAGACCCAGAAGGGCGTGGTGCGGCTGCTGCCGGTGGTGGAACGGGCCCGGCAGTTGTTTGGCGACCATGGCGCGGCGGCGGCGGCCGAGTGGATGGAGCGGCATCCCGGGCGGACCCTGCAGCTCGACCTGTTTGTGGAGTCGGGTCAGGAGGGTGCGGTGCCCCGGCGCAGTCGTGCCGGAGGGAAGCGGCGGCCCGGGGAGCCGCACGGGCTGGAACTCGACCAGGGTCGGCAGGTGACCACTCTGGACCGGGTGCATGCGGCCATGCTGCTGCAGAAGGCGGGTCAAACCCATGCGCTGCGGGCGTTGCTGGAGGCGGAGCGGGAACGCGGTCCGGACTTTCTGCGGCTGGCCAACGCGCTCTCGGCATTGTATCCCAGGGACAGCGAAGAGAAGCGGCTCGTGGATGCAATGTTGCTGGCGGTGCCGAGGTGA
- a CDS encoding four helix bundle suffix domain-containing protein codes for MRSDRSDRSDRSAQPTRKKRLRPSGGYRNTAGFQTATLIYDATWFFCEKFLDPRSRLVDQMVQAARSGRQNIAEASRASATSSQTELRLLNVARASLEELLLDFEDFLRHRRLQQWAPDSPEARAVREVPRRFRRDQSDPSDPSNPPDLTKLTDQQRWALYAPWLEHDDPAVRANAIICLIHQANYLLDQQITALERQFIEEGGYSERLAAARLAYRSRKNRPDPSDPSDPSAHIPHCPRCGKPMVLRTVKSGLYAGRQFWGCSGYPECKGIVEL; via the coding sequence ATGAGATCCGACCGATCCGACCGATCCGACCGATCCGCCCAACCCACCCGCAAAAAGCGGCTCCGCCCGAGCGGTGGCTACCGCAATACCGCCGGTTTCCAAACCGCCACCCTCATCTACGACGCCACCTGGTTCTTCTGCGAGAAATTCCTCGATCCCCGCTCGCGCCTGGTCGATCAAATGGTCCAGGCCGCCCGCAGTGGCCGACAAAACATCGCTGAAGCCAGCCGCGCTTCGGCCACATCCTCGCAAACCGAACTGCGCCTTCTGAACGTCGCCCGGGCCAGCCTCGAGGAACTCCTGCTCGACTTCGAGGACTTCCTACGCCACCGCCGGCTTCAGCAATGGGCGCCGGACTCTCCCGAAGCCCGCGCCGTGCGCGAGGTACCGCGCCGCTTCAGAAGGGATCAGTCAGATCCGTCCGATCCGTCCAATCCGCCTGATCTGACCAAGCTCACAGACCAACAGCGCTGGGCCCTTTACGCCCCATGGTTGGAGCACGACGACCCGGCCGTGCGCGCCAACGCCATCATCTGCCTGATCCACCAGGCCAATTACCTGCTCGACCAGCAGATTACCGCGCTGGAAAGGCAGTTCATCGAAGAAGGCGGCTACAGCGAACGCCTCGCCGCCGCAAGATTGGCCTACCGCTCCCGCAAAAACCGGCCAGATCCGTCCGATCCGTCAGATCCGTCCGCTCACATCCCCCACTGCCCCCGCTGCGGCAAACCCATGGTGTTGCGTACCGTCAAGAGCGGCTTGTACGCTGGCCGCCAATTCTGGGGCTGTTCCGGCTATCCCGAATGCAAAGGAATTGTGGAACTATGA
- a CDS encoding helicase-related protein, whose translation MKTSMSNPATLREGQILTGPLFSEPMRVETVRAQGPGTWVVGLVGTQSDRYRKVTLTQSDLQRLTIRDPGHTYDGDGRLLRLGLQAYSLGIAYEFDPYFGLSISRVDPLPHQLEAVYDYLLKLPRVRFLLADDAGAGKTIMAGLLIRELELRGLAERILIVCPANLTFQWQRELKEKFDAKFLVLKGSDIRDQFGVNQWLEQRRVITSLDLAKRTEILPGLRQVRWDLVIVDEAHRMSAADESHKSLRYKLGELLRDTSDHMLLLTATPHKGDPENFTLFLQLLDRDAYADVRSIRQAMEQRRAPFYLRRTKEAMVCFPERQPDGTWVARKIFTRRIPHTVEFQMDGPEFDLYRDVTRFVKEQSARAAARGDDPRARAVGFLMSLYQRRLASSTYAMRRSLESRARRLAEELKRARELATRTPPEIPDPEELEEMEENERHQLERLLEAVTLAGSADLVQQEVSELQALARRARQVEESGAEAKLAKLKQLLHDQGFFNDPDKRLLIFTEFKDTLDYLVERLTSWGFRVGFIHGEMKPGSRDEPGTRLYAEQQFREGAIQILVATEAAGEGINLQCCNILFNYDIPWNPNRLEQRMGRIHRYGQRKDCLIFNFVATNTIEGRVLQRLLQKLQEIRDALDDDAVFNVVGEVLPAAHVERVLRDYYAGRLGDADLEDRLLRNVDEREFRRICQNALEGLASKKLNLEMLIERRAQAQERRVVPETIARFLREAADYVPGFALKPVPHLPHTFEPGRTPSVLRQYERDPDWRLPALAARYPRCSTDRETAETQNLEWVTPGHPLFEAVRRHTCNLAGETLSRGATFYSLHHPAPARIDFYRARVVDGLGRVIHERLFAVEVTGDGPPRLREPGILGDLIPAEDPVELPPVANLPEVTPWLNEHVLTPFLEQTRAERLSELERIAAHVELSLTELIRRADEEIGRAQEAVERGEQGAEGRLAQADARQTELLQRRDQRRKDLEQQKSLTLQAVDRITSVLVLPHPDRETPEVRRLQPNPETEATAMQVVMNYERAQGRQVYDVHEKNLGYDLTSLDLNTGQLRLIEVKGLAGPTGTILLTPNERRVAEDRRDCYWLYIVTNCATEPQLQEPVRDPARFPWHEVTKVAHYYLSVDALTQPMQIRETT comes from the coding sequence ATGAAGACCTCCATGAGCAACCCCGCAACCTTGCGTGAAGGCCAGATCCTGACCGGCCCTTTGTTCAGCGAGCCCATGAGGGTTGAGACTGTTCGCGCCCAGGGGCCGGGCACCTGGGTTGTGGGACTCGTCGGCACGCAGTCGGACCGGTACCGCAAGGTGACACTCACGCAAAGCGATCTTCAACGGCTCACCATTCGCGACCCCGGGCACACCTATGATGGCGACGGACGTTTGCTGCGGCTCGGCCTCCAGGCCTACTCGCTGGGCATTGCCTACGAATTCGACCCGTACTTCGGCCTTTCGATTTCCCGGGTGGACCCGCTCCCGCATCAGCTCGAGGCGGTATACGACTACCTGCTGAAGCTTCCGCGGGTGCGGTTTCTGCTGGCGGACGACGCCGGCGCGGGCAAAACGATCATGGCAGGCCTGTTGATCCGCGAACTGGAACTGCGCGGCCTGGCGGAACGGATTCTCATTGTGTGCCCGGCCAACCTCACCTTCCAGTGGCAACGAGAACTGAAGGAAAAGTTCGATGCCAAATTCCTCGTCCTGAAGGGCAGCGACATCCGCGACCAGTTCGGCGTCAACCAATGGCTGGAACAGAGGCGCGTGATCACCTCCTTGGACCTGGCCAAGCGGACGGAGATCCTGCCGGGCCTGCGGCAGGTGCGTTGGGATCTGGTGATTGTGGATGAGGCGCACCGCATGTCCGCCGCCGACGAGTCCCACAAGAGCCTGCGCTACAAACTGGGCGAACTGCTGCGCGACACCTCCGACCACATGCTGTTGCTCACCGCAACCCCCCACAAGGGGGATCCGGAGAACTTTACGCTGTTTCTCCAACTCCTCGACCGCGACGCTTACGCTGACGTGCGATCCATCCGCCAGGCCATGGAGCAACGCAGGGCGCCCTTTTACCTGCGCCGAACCAAGGAGGCCATGGTCTGCTTCCCGGAGCGGCAACCGGATGGTACCTGGGTCGCACGCAAGATCTTCACCCGCCGCATTCCCCACACGGTCGAATTCCAAATGGACGGCCCCGAATTTGACCTGTACCGGGATGTGACTCGTTTCGTGAAGGAACAGAGCGCCCGAGCCGCCGCCAGGGGTGATGATCCCCGGGCCCGTGCCGTGGGTTTCCTGATGTCGCTCTACCAGAGAAGGCTCGCCTCCAGCACTTATGCCATGCGACGCTCCCTCGAAAGCCGGGCCCGGCGGCTCGCCGAGGAGTTGAAACGCGCCCGGGAACTCGCAACCCGGACCCCGCCGGAGATACCCGACCCCGAGGAGCTGGAGGAAATGGAGGAAAATGAACGTCACCAGCTCGAAAGGCTGTTGGAGGCGGTCACCCTGGCCGGCAGTGCGGACCTGGTTCAACAGGAGGTGAGCGAACTGCAGGCCCTGGCCCGGCGGGCACGCCAGGTTGAGGAATCCGGTGCCGAAGCCAAGCTCGCCAAACTCAAACAGCTCCTCCACGACCAGGGTTTCTTCAACGACCCGGACAAACGCCTCCTCATCTTTACCGAATTCAAGGACACCCTCGACTACCTGGTGGAGCGGCTCACCTCATGGGGTTTCCGCGTCGGTTTCATCCACGGAGAAATGAAGCCCGGATCACGCGATGAACCGGGGACCCGACTTTACGCCGAACAACAGTTCCGCGAAGGCGCCATCCAAATCCTGGTGGCCACGGAAGCCGCGGGCGAAGGAATCAACCTCCAGTGCTGCAACATCCTGTTTAACTACGACATACCGTGGAACCCGAACCGCCTCGAACAGCGCATGGGCCGAATCCACCGGTACGGCCAGCGCAAGGATTGCCTCATCTTCAACTTCGTCGCGACCAACACCATCGAGGGCCGGGTCCTGCAGCGTCTCCTGCAAAAGCTCCAGGAAATCCGGGACGCCCTCGACGACGACGCCGTCTTCAACGTCGTGGGCGAGGTGCTCCCGGCGGCCCATGTGGAACGCGTGCTGCGGGATTATTACGCAGGTCGCCTGGGCGACGCCGACCTGGAGGATCGCCTGCTCAGGAACGTGGATGAACGCGAGTTCCGTCGGATCTGCCAAAACGCCCTTGAGGGCCTGGCCTCCAAAAAACTCAACCTGGAGATGCTCATTGAACGCCGTGCGCAGGCACAGGAGCGGCGGGTGGTGCCGGAAACCATCGCCCGTTTCCTCCGGGAAGCGGCCGATTACGTCCCCGGCTTCGCCCTCAAACCGGTGCCCCACCTGCCCCACACCTTCGAGCCCGGCCGGACACCCTCGGTACTTCGCCAATACGAACGCGATCCCGATTGGCGCCTGCCCGCACTGGCAGCCCGCTACCCACGCTGCTCCACCGACCGTGAAACCGCCGAAACGCAAAATCTGGAATGGGTCACGCCGGGCCATCCACTGTTCGAAGCCGTGCGTCGGCACACCTGCAACCTGGCCGGCGAGACCCTCAGCAGGGGCGCCACCTTCTATTCCCTTCACCATCCGGCCCCGGCGCGCATCGATTTCTACCGCGCACGCGTCGTGGACGGTCTCGGCCGGGTGATCCATGAACGGCTCTTTGCCGTGGAAGTGACCGGCGACGGTCCCCCGCGCCTGCGCGAGCCGGGCATCCTGGGCGATTTGATCCCAGCGGAAGACCCGGTTGAATTGCCGCCCGTTGCCAACCTCCCCGAGGTCACCCCCTGGCTCAACGAACATGTCCTGACGCCGTTCCTCGAACAAACCCGGGCCGAGCGGCTGAGCGAGCTGGAACGGATCGCCGCCCACGTGGAACTGTCGCTGACCGAACTCATCCGACGCGCCGATGAGGAAATCGGCCGTGCCCAGGAAGCCGTCGAGCGGGGCGAGCAGGGCGCCGAAGGCCGGCTGGCCCAGGCCGACGCCCGGCAAACCGAATTGCTCCAGCGCCGCGATCAACGTCGCAAGGACCTCGAACAGCAAAAATCCCTCACCCTCCAGGCCGTGGACCGGATCACCAGTGTCCTGGTCCTGCCGCACCCGGACCGGGAAACACCCGAGGTCCGCAGGCTGCAGCCCAACCCTGAAACCGAAGCCACGGCCATGCAGGTCGTCATGAACTATGAACGGGCGCAGGGCCGCCAGGTCTACGACGTCCACGAGAAAAACCTCGGCTACGACCTCACCAGCCTGGACCTCAACACCGGCCAACTGCGCCTCATCGAAGTCAAGGGCCTTGCCGGGCCCACCGGGACGATCCTGCTCACCCCCAACGAGCGCCGCGTCGCCGAGGACCGGCGCGACTGCTACTGGCTCTACATCGTCACCAACTGCGCCACCGAGCCGCAGCTGCAGGAGCCGGTCCGCGACCCCGCCCGCTTCCCGTGGCACGAGGTCACCAAAGTGGCGCACTATTACCTCTCCGTGGATGCGCTCACCCAGCCCATGCAGATCCGCGAGACAACATGA
- a CDS encoding DUF167 domain-containing protein, which translates to MKSRKPESSRSGAAAAGSKVAPPCFKAVPEGCRLQVKLIPRAARDEVGELRGEYLVIRVTAPPVDEAANQALRRLLADRLGCAASRIQVERGHHSRQKTLLIAGLDAATVAARLLPGAQTGAS; encoded by the coding sequence ATGAAATCGCGTAAGCCAGAGTCGTCTCGTTCCGGAGCAGCGGCTGCAGGGTCGAAAGTTGCGCCGCCCTGTTTCAAGGCGGTGCCGGAAGGTTGCCGCCTGCAGGTCAAACTGATTCCCAGGGCCGCCCGGGATGAGGTGGGCGAGCTGCGCGGGGAGTACCTGGTCATCCGGGTGACCGCGCCACCCGTGGATGAAGCCGCCAACCAGGCCCTCCGCAGGTTGTTGGCCGACCGACTCGGGTGCGCGGCGAGCCGGATCCAGGTTGAGCGTGGCCATCACTCGCGGCAAAAGACCCTGCTGATTGCAGGCCTGGATGCCGCAACGGTAGCGGCGCGCCTGTTGCCGGGCGCGCAGACCGGGGCTTCATGA
- the ribD gene encoding bifunctional diaminohydroxyphosphoribosylaminopyrimidine deaminase/5-amino-6-(5-phosphoribosylamino)uracil reductase RibD: protein MDATRWMREALRLARKGYGRTSPNPMVGALVIRGDRVLGRGWHRGPGLPHAEVEALADARRRGHRVRGATLIVTLEPCSTWGRTPPCTDAILAAGIRRVIVGAVDPNPRHAGRGLTLLRDAGVEVHTGVLADECAALNEAFNHWIVHRRPWVIVKAAMTLDGKIATATGESQWITGPRARAHGWYLRRGSDAVLVGVETVLADDPSLLPRGRQPWRGWRVILDARARTPRDARVTSDNQADRTIVVVGPNAPPRRVDALAKRVTVWEAPLDRQTSRAGRERLDLAWLLDRLGQMEVTRLLVEGGGEVQASFLLGGLAHRVAFYYAPLVLGGADARRAVAGEGARSWDEILRLRDLRWRRLGPDLLLEARVEPPGIAAPQEIHPGMPESVSGPATNAA, encoded by the coding sequence ATGGACGCCACCCGCTGGATGCGCGAAGCGCTGCGCCTGGCCCGCAAAGGCTACGGCCGCACCTCGCCCAATCCGATGGTTGGGGCGCTGGTGATCCGGGGCGACCGCGTGCTGGGCCGGGGCTGGCATCGGGGCCCAGGTCTGCCTCATGCCGAGGTTGAAGCGTTGGCCGATGCCCGCCGGCGCGGTCATCGCGTGCGCGGCGCCACGCTGATCGTGACCCTCGAACCCTGCAGCACCTGGGGGCGAACGCCGCCCTGCACCGACGCCATCCTCGCCGCGGGAATTCGCAGGGTGATCGTGGGCGCGGTGGATCCCAACCCGCGCCACGCCGGCCGCGGCCTGACGCTGCTTCGCGACGCAGGTGTGGAGGTCCACACCGGCGTGCTGGCCGACGAATGCGCCGCCTTGAACGAAGCCTTCAATCACTGGATCGTGCACCGCCGGCCCTGGGTCATCGTCAAGGCGGCCATGACCCTGGACGGCAAGATCGCCACCGCCACCGGCGAGTCCCAATGGATCACGGGCCCACGCGCCCGCGCCCACGGCTGGTACCTTCGGCGCGGTAGCGATGCCGTTCTGGTGGGCGTTGAAACGGTGTTGGCCGACGATCCCTCGCTCCTGCCGCGCGGTCGCCAACCGTGGCGGGGGTGGCGTGTGATCCTGGACGCCCGGGCCCGGACTCCAAGGGACGCCCGGGTGACGTCCGACAACCAAGCCGACCGCACCATTGTGGTCGTGGGCCCAAACGCTCCGCCGCGCCGTGTCGACGCCCTGGCCAAACGCGTCACCGTCTGGGAGGCGCCGCTGGACCGGCAAACCAGCCGCGCCGGCCGGGAACGACTCGATTTGGCGTGGCTTCTGGACCGGTTGGGTCAAATGGAGGTGACCCGACTCCTGGTGGAAGGGGGCGGTGAAGTGCAGGCCTCGTTTCTCCTGGGCGGGCTGGCTCATCGCGTGGCGTTCTATTATGCGCCCCTGGTCCTGGGCGGTGCGGATGCCCGCAGGGCTGTCGCCGGCGAAGGAGCCCGGAGCTGGGACGAGATTCTGCGATTGCGGGATTTGCGGTGGCGGCGGCTCGGGCCGGACCTGTTGCTGGAAGCGCGCGTCGAACCGCCCGGCATCGCTGCGCCACAGGAAATCCATCCGGGCATGCCCGAATCGGTTTCCGGGCCGGCAACGAATGCCGCCTGA
- the rdgB gene encoding RdgB/HAM1 family non-canonical purine NTP pyrophosphatase, giving the protein METLVLATRNRHKVEEIRAILGDRLRYRVLTDWPDAPELLETGRTFAENATLKATQVLAWLARRAVNSGEPDPGTPWWVLADDSGLEVDALGGAPGVDSARFAALDTGAPGNSPDAENNAKLLRLLAGVPAERRTARFRCVLALARWPDPLPVEPVRLFEGVCEGRIRQTPSGTHGFGYDPLFVPEGYDRTFAELGSDIKNRISHRARALDALARWWTQHRHTAGATV; this is encoded by the coding sequence GTGGAAACACTGGTTTTGGCAACCCGGAACCGCCACAAGGTCGAGGAAATCCGCGCCATCCTTGGCGACCGCCTGAGGTACCGTGTGCTGACCGATTGGCCGGACGCACCCGAGCTGCTCGAAACCGGGCGCACCTTTGCGGAAAACGCCACCCTGAAAGCCACCCAGGTGCTGGCGTGGTTGGCCCGGCGCGCCGTGAACTCCGGAGAGCCGGATCCGGGCACCCCGTGGTGGGTCCTGGCCGACGACTCCGGGCTCGAGGTGGACGCCCTCGGCGGTGCGCCCGGGGTGGATTCCGCCCGGTTTGCCGCCCTGGACACGGGCGCGCCCGGCAACAGTCCCGACGCCGAGAACAACGCAAAGCTCCTTCGCCTGCTGGCGGGTGTGCCGGCCGAGCGCCGCACCGCCCGTTTCCGTTGTGTCCTCGCCCTGGCCCGCTGGCCGGATCCACTGCCTGTCGAGCCGGTCCGATTGTTCGAAGGCGTCTGCGAAGGGCGCATCCGCCAGACGCCCTCCGGCACGCATGGGTTCGGATACGACCCGTTGTTTGTTCCGGAAGGCTACGACCGGACCTTTGCCGAGCTCGGATCGGACATCAAAAACCGCATCAGTCACAGGGCTCGCGCCCTGGACGCCCTGGCCCGGTGGTGGACGCAGCACCGCCATACCGCCGGAGCGACCGTTTGA